In Halobacterium noricense, the genomic stretch GAACCGTCTCGGCAACTACTGGTGAGACGAGTTCGCAGTACTGCCGCTTCGAGCGTCGTGCAACGGAAAAGGATGCGGAGCCGGAAAAGCCGGCCCCGCAGCCGCCCTGAATTGGTCCCCGCTGACGCTTCGGCCCTCCAAAGCGAAGCGTCATCTGGGTCAAAACGGTCGACGATAATAAACCTATCCCCGGCAGTAACGGCTGCCGCTACATGTGCTCTTCTTCGAGCACCCAGCCGAGCGCGCGCCGGTAGTACGTGAACATCTCGCGGACGCCCTCGTGGTTCATCTCCTCGGAGTCGAGCTGTTCGACGAGAAACTCGTACTGCTCGCGGATTTCCTCCTCGCTGCGCATACCGGCTATCGGAGCGCCGGCCGTATCAATACCCGTGGCTGCTCACTTCCGGTCGAGCCGCGAGAGCCCGTGCCAGATGGCGTTCACGAGCTGGTCTTCGCCGTCGCCGTTCGCGAAACGCCGCGTGGCGACAGCGCCCGCGTCAGCGCTGGCGAACGGGATGGCCGCGCCCACGCCGACGAACTTCGACTGGACGGCGACCCCGACCGCGTCGGTTTCGGGGTCGTGCGCGACGATGGAGAACGTCATGGCCGGCAGGTAGCCAGCCGCGGGCAAAAGCCTACGGCTCGACCACCTCCGTTGCCGTCTTCTCGGCGGTCAACGGCTGCCTGCTCGCCAGCGAGACGTCGAACGCGGGGTGTTCGGCGAGGTGCCACAACACCATGTGTCGGCGGCCCGCCGTCAGCCCGCTCGCGGAGAGGTCGTCGGCAGTAAACTCTGCGGGGAGGCGCTGGCAGAGTCGCTCCAGCGCGTCGAAGGAGTCGAATACCTTGCGGTTGCCCGACGAATCGGCCCCGCGGCGCTCCACGACGTAGCTGCCGTCCGCGCGGTGCACGCCGACGGTGTTCACGAACGTCTCTCGGGCGGTCAGTGCGTCGTCCAGCGAATCGCGGAGCTCGGCGGCGTCCTCGCGGGAGAGCAACAGTTCCTCGTCGCCGACAGTGACGGCGACCCGGCTGCCGCGGCGCTCGACGGAGAAATCAGGCGAGCGGTCGGATTTCTCGACCAGCCACGTCGCCGTGGCTTCGAGTATCCTCTGCCGGCGTCGTCAGATTCTGACTCGGCATCGTGGGCGTCAGTTGTGGAGACGCATAGTTAACTCCGGTGGTGGGACAGACGCCGGCTGTCCGACCCAGCCCGCTCCGACCGCACGTCGCCCGTTCGATTTTTCACCCGACTCTCAGAACACCGACGTATGGCCCCGCCGACGAGCGTCCTGCTGCCGACCGTCGAGTGGACCCCGGCGTGCGACGAGGTGGCCGCCCAACTCGGCCCGGACGACGAACTGCTCGTCGTCTGCGACACCGAGGCGGACCCCGTCGCCGACCGCGCGGGCGACCTCCCCGAGCAAACCGACCTCGTGTTCGCCGGCGAACCCGAAGGCTGCTCCGGGAAGGCGAACGCCATCGCCGCGGGCATGGAGGCTGCCGCGCACGACCGCATCGTGTGGACCGACGACGACTTCCACCACCCGCCGGATTGGCT encodes the following:
- a CDS encoding DUF1028 domain-containing protein, whose translation is MTFSIVAHDPETDAVGVAVQSKFVGVGAAIPFASADAGAVATRRFANGDGEDQLVNAIWHGLSRLDRK
- a CDS encoding DUF7528 family protein, with product MVEKSDRSPDFSVERRGSRVAVTVGDEELLLSREDAAELRDSLDDALTARETFVNTVGVHRADGSYVVERRGADSSGNRKVFDSFDALERLCQRLPAEFTADDLSASGLTAGRRHMVLWHLAEHPAFDVSLASRQPLTAEKTATEVVEP